ATTGAAAAGTAAATAGTGTTATGTAATTTTAAATAGTTAAAAATAGTTAATTTTTAACTATTTTGTTCATTATCAAGCACTTCTGGTAAAATAGTTTCAGGTTTCTCCTCCTTGAGACTTAGGTCTCTTAAATAAGATTGCCTAACTAGAGTACATCTTTTTACTTGCCGGAAAATGTTTCACCTCGTATTCTTATATACCGCGAGGTTGTAAGGGTGTACTCAATACCGAGGTGATTTCTATGGCTATTTTAGCTATTGATGTTTCAAAGAGCTCTCTGTCTTTTTACTCTGATTTTATCGGTAAAGGTTTTGTTGATAACTCTCCTCAAGGCATTTTTGACTTATTTAACAAAGCATCTGATTCCTCTTCTGACTTTATTCTTGTTCTTGAATCTACTGGTATTTATTCTTTTGATGTTGCAAATTATTTCTTTCAAAATCATATTCCAGTCTTTTGGGTTAAAACTGACAACATGAAGCTTTATCGTAAAATTCTCAATCGTCCTAAAACTGACAAAATTGATGCTAAACTTATTTTTGATATTGCTTCTAAATTCCCTGATTCTTTAGTTCCTTTTGTTAATAACTCATATATCATCAGTGAACTACGTAACCTTACAAGACTTTATTTAAAACTTAACGAAGATATTGCCAGACTAAAACTCAGACTTTATTCATATGTTTCTTTTTACTTTCCAAAACTTGATTTTAAATTGAACAAAACATATGAATCATTACTTAAAGATTTTACAGTAGAAGAAATTGCTACTATGCCTCTTGAAGAATTATTTGAGTATATAGCCAAAGTTTCTAGACACATTGTTTCTTCTAAAGATTTAGCTGAAAAGATTCAATCTCTTGCCAAAAATGCCTTGAGGTTATCTCCTAATCCATCTAATACTTTAAGACTTTCTATTGTGTCCACTATCGAATTAATCCAACATTATGAAAAGCAAATCAATTTAGTAAAGAAAGAAATAAGTAAATTGATTAAAAGAATTCCAAATACTCTAACTACAGTCAAAGGAATAGGTGATATTACTGCTGCCGGTATAATTGCTGAAATAGGTGATATCAACCGTTTTAGAAATGCTTCAGCTTTAGCTTCATATGCTGGCCTTGTATGGAACATTAAACAAAGTGGTAACTACAAATCAGAGAACACTCAACTAACCAAAAAAGGAAATAAGTACCTCAGAACATACCTTGTTATGGCAGCAAATTCACTGAGAATATATGATCCAATTTTCAAAGACTATTATCAAAGAAAATATACTCAAACAACTACACACAAACATATGAGAGCTCTTATTTTAAGTGCAAGAAAGTTGGTAAATTTAGTGTATTACTTACTTAAAAACAACGTACCTTATGTACCTAATAGATAGATGTAAATAGTTTAAAAGAGAAAGTTACATATGAATATGAATAATTAATTCTCAAAAGCCATATTATATGACTAAATATTTTTGTTTTTCTCTTTATCTCTTGCTTGACTCATTACCGGAAATCTTAATGTTTTGCTAAATTCTTGAATGATGATAATAATTTTATATACTTTTAAATAGTTTTGAATGAATTGTATTTACAAGTTCCCTTCTCTATCTAGTTTTATTATGTATAAGTCTTCATTCCCTTCTCCAAATGAATTTGTGAATCCAGCAATAACATATCCTCCATCCGTTGTTTGTTGAATTGAAACTCCATTATCTCTATAAATTCCACCAAATGTTTTCTCCAATTCTGTATTTCCATTAGTATCTAATTTTATTAAATAAACATCCGTGTAACCAGATCCAAATGATTCTGTACTTCCAAGGACAATGTATCCACCATCTGTTGTTTGTTGAATTGAATATGCTTGTTCTGAATCATAACCACCAAATGCTTTTTCCCATTCTTTATTTCCATATTTATCAAGTTTTATTATGTAAGCATCGTTACTTCCAGTTGCAAATGAATTTGATTGACCTGCAACAATATATCCACCTTCTGCTGTTTTTTGTACAGAAAATTCCCAATCATTGGCACTACCTCCATATGTCTTTTCATTCATTGTAATTTCATCACCGTCTAGTGTTAATATATAAACATCTGTATGACCTCCACCATATGGAAAAGTACTTCCCACAACAATACAACTTCCATCTGCTTTTAGTTGCATTGAATTTCCGTATTCATTATTGCTACTGCTACCATATGTCTTCTCCCATATTTTATTTCCATCACTATCTAGTTTTGATCATATACGTCGTAATCACCTGCTCCAAACGAATTCGTATAACCAGCAACTATATATCCTCCATCACTTGTTTGTTGAATAGAATATGCGTAGTCATAACCAGTACCTCCAAATGTTTTCTCCCAAGTGATCCGCCGAATTGTAGTAAAATTCCACAAAGGGCTCTCAGTTTCTCCACCATTACCATCTTTTGCAACTACCTTCCAATAATAATAAGTAGTGTTGTATTCAAGAGTGTCTAGTTGATAACTTGTAGTTGCAATATTACTTACCTTTAGAGGAGGATTAGGCCTTGTACCAAAGTATAAATCATATGTAAGTGTATCACCATCTGAATCACTACAATTTTAACTGAGCCTTGGAGTTAATTCAACTCCCGTTCTTCATTATTAGGTTGTGGACTATTCGGTACAATCGGCGGATCATTTACATCTTCAGTAGTAAAGCGTCATACGGGACTTTCAGATGTTCCTCCTTTATTGTCTTGTGCGACTACTTTCCAATAGTACGTGGTGTTTTTTTCCAATGTTCCAGGATTATATGTGTTCGCTGTAAGATTAGTTGCTGCTAAACAAGGAGTTGCATCTGTGCTAAAGTAAACATCATATGTAAGTGTATCTCCGTTTGGATCTGTGCATGTCCATGAAAGCGTTGGATTTAGCACTACTCCAGTTGCTACATCTAAAGGTTGTGGATTATTTGGTATACTAGGTGGATGATTAATAATCTTTGGACTTGGATTTGTGCATGAAAAAATCAAAATCATAAGTAAAAATACTAATATAGCTAATAATGTACTGCTCCTTTTCATAGTATATTTCCATCCTTTTATTTTTATTAACAAATACCATAATAATTTTACAATATTTTTAAATTGAAAGTCAAATTAATTGCTTTTTAATAGACCCTAGCCAAAGTAAAAAGTAGGTTAAATTAGAATATAAAAAAAGGGCTATACCTGCTAAAATTGTTTTTGTACTAAATATAACACAACACAAGGAGGTGTAGCCCCTGAAAAATATTCACTTCAATATTATTTACCACAAAAATTACTCAACAAAATATCTAATCTCGTCTTTGACAAATCTAAAAGAATGTATCTAAGAAAGTATCCTGAGCATATCTTTGTTTTGATTTTATCTCTTATGTATTTAACTAAAATTCAATCTATGAGAAGACTATATGCTTATCTTTTAGACGGAAGAATAAAAATAAGTAATCTACCTTCTAGGCAAACAATACACTATAGATTGAAAAGATTATCAAAAAAGAAAGTAAGTAAGAAATTAAAAATAGCACACTGCTAGTTATTGAAGCAGTGAAATTAGAGGAAAGAAAAAGAGACTTCATCTATTATATGAAGCAAATGCAAAAGTGTTATTAGATTTTGAGATAGGAAATAATAGAGAAGTAGAACATGCAGAAAATATGTTAGAAGATATAGAAGGTTCGATATTGTTCGCAGATAGAGGGTACTGGCAATGGGAGTTTATTGAAAAAATGAAAGAAAAGATGAAGTTATATGTAAGACCTAGGGGAAGAAAAGGGAAAGAATTTATGGAGAGAGAAATAAATAGGTTGATATATAGCAAGAGATGGGAAATAGAATGGTATATAGAAAGGCTGAAGCAGAGGATAAAGATGAGAGGAATGAATGAAAGGACACTAAAGGCACAGATTACATATATGTTACTAGGGCAGCAGTTAACAATGTTAATAGACACACTCTCTGCTCATCCTAAAATGATTAGATTGATTGAAAAATAATTTTTACATTGGCCAAGGTGTCTTTTTCTAAAAGAAAGTCCTGCAATAAAAGCAAGAACTGCCAAGATTAACCACCAGAAGTTCTTTAAGAATTTAAATATTTTCTTTACATTCTCACCTCATTTTCACATGAATATCTGTGGCCTGCAACTATAAGAAATTGAACCCTTTTTTATAACCATAATTGATCTTTTTCAAAGCCACTTTGATTGTTGCCAGCTTGATTCATAAGGAAATCCAAAGTCCTCACATAATAATTCAACAGGATCTAAACCAACAGTATGCTTAATTCTTGTTTCGTGATTCCCATTTACAACCACCAAAATTCTTTCCTTATACTTTCGTAGAAACTCGGCTAATAATCTTGTGCAATCTGTGGGGTTTCAATTTGTTCATATACATTGCCACGGAATCTTTTATTGCATAATCCAACATATCTCCTACTAAGATAATTTTTGAATTTTTATCTATATCTAAGTATTTAACTAATTCATCAAAACGACTTTCAAAACTACCAAGATGCGAATCAGCAATACCTTCAATCGATACTGAATGTTTAAATTCATATTCAATAAGTTTTTGCATTTGAACGCCCCTTTCAGCATAAAAAAAGCCCTCGTTATGAGGGCTTATTTATCTTTATTCAATTTTCTAAGCATAACAAAAACGGCTGGGTATTTCCCAGCCGCTGGGCCCCTATGGGCAATTTTCAACGAATTTTGGGCCGCTATGGGCACAGTTCTTGTTATTCTAATTTTATTTTACTACAAAAATTAATTTTGTCAAGTATTAATTTTGGTAAAAAGTTTAATTAATTTTTGATCTATTTCATCTAAAATTTCATTTGGTAACTTTCCTTGTATTATTTTATTATTCTGTCTATAAATACGCATTTTACTAATACTTCTAATATGTTTAAGATCGACATAACTATGTTTTGTTAAAATTTCATGTTTGCCGACATAAACTAATCCTTCAAATATTTTTTTAGGACCTTTTGAATTATAACTTCTTATTGGAGCAATTACAATGTTTTTATCTTTTTTATTATTTTCTGCTTCTAATATAACTACTGGTCGGCGCCCTCTAAGTTTAGAACCAATATTATGTCCTAAATTTACCCAAACTATATCACCTCTTTTAAAGCTAGGTAGTTTTCCAGGTTCATATGAATGTTCGTAATTAAGTTTTTCGATAAAATAATTTAACCATTTAAATAAAGAGATAAGTTGTTTGTCACTATAAACATTAAATAAGTTCTTAACTTGTTTCCAGAATTCTAAAATATATTTTTTTAATTCATTTGAAAGAGTTTGTATAAAAATCACTCCTTGCAATCTTTATCAATAATCATTATATAACACATCATTTGTTTCGCCAGCCAGGCGTTATGATAGATTTTATCTATTCAGAATTACACATCATGCCTTATGAAACATGTCTTAAAATCGATTTAAAAAGGTCAATGTTATTCTATTTCTTTGGGAATTTCTATTCGAGTTAATTTTAAATTATGCTCCAACAGTGGTATTTCAGCCTGATAATAATGTTCTAATATCTGCGGAATTATTGGTTTGTGTAACAGCAGGAATGTTTGTTCTTTTATAACCTCTTCGTATTGCCAACCATTTATTGTTTGTTATATTTGTTCTCCAGTTTCTTCGTTGTATGCCATTTCGATATGTGTTGCTTCAGTTATGCCAAAACGGAATTCATTTTTTACCGTTACATTCCCTTTGTTCATATCATTTCTAGTTGAATGAATTGCAATTCTTGATGGTATTTGTGTCGAAAATACCATAAGAAACTCCACCTTTTTGATTATTTAATTTATTAGTATGTTTTTACGGTACTGTTATTTTACCGTTTGCTGAAGCTATATTTAACGATTTATCAATGCATTTGATTTCCCAATTCCAAACACCTCTATGTGGTAATGCATAATTTATTGACCAATGATTAGGATATTTATAATTCATGTTAAATTTATAATATTCTAAGCCATTGGTAATAACTATATAAACCTCTTTAATTCCAGATGGAACGTCAATGACATCAACTTGAGCTTGTACTGTTGAAACATTAATATTTGTAAGCGTTGGTGGAACCGTATCATTTAATCTAGGAGTGGTTAAATACATTGCAGTCGATGCTATACTTTCATTGACAGCAGAAAAAATTAAAAAATATTTGTCTCCAGGATTTAGATTTTCAATTGCTAAAGTATCGGTAGCATAAAAAGTAGTCAAATATTCATTTTCATGCGTTTTTAATGTTATCTTTGTAAGCCGAAAAATATTATCTGAATATGTCCATGTTAAAGTTACCGAATTATAATTAATATTTTGAATGCTAACTTTAACTTCTGGGTGTTCAGAATATAAAACACAGCTATTAAATATTATTACAATTGCTAAGATTGCCAATATAATTTTAAATTTCAATTTATCACCTCCAAAAACAATTATAACATTGATTAAACAGTATGAATTATAAAATATGTTTTCGGAACTTGTATTGACCAAATTAAATAAATATCATTAGATGACGAATATGGGTAATAATAAAATCCTATAAATAACGTTTTCCCCGGCAATGGTGTTACCATAGAATAAAAGTCAAATTATCATTAAAATTTAAATAATCATTAAAATCATTTGGATTTACCCAAGTAAGTGGAACGAATAAAAAAGTTAATAATTTATTTTTCAAACAGCATGGCTTTGGTATTCCACCAGATCCAGGTTTTTTAATCTTGCTTGATATCTTTCTTCGTTGTGAATTTTATGTATTCTTCTTTTGTTTTTTCTTTGTATATTTTTACCATTTCTTCTTTAAAATGACTAAAGAAGCTTTCTGCTGGTTTGTTGTCTTGTGGTGTACCTTTTCTTGACATACTTTGTATTATTACTTTTTTTAACAATCTTGCTGTATACATGTGTGTGAATTGAAATTCTCTATCTGTGTATCTGTGTGTAATATACTTCTATGTTGCTTCTCTGAAAAATTTTCAGAGAAAAAGAAAAAGTGAAAGATATGAGAAGAAAGTTTTCTGCTTAAAAAAATTGTAGTTGTTCTTGAAGGAGTAAGAAGTCATAGAACTATATCTGAATTTTGATAGAATACGTTATTTCTAAAAAGCAGTATTACAGTGTCGGGATATGTTTCT
This genomic stretch from Thermosipho africanus Ob7 harbors:
- a CDS encoding type II toxin-antitoxin system PemK/MazF family toxin — protein: MIFIQTLSNELKKYILEFWKQVKNLFNVYSDKQLISLFKWLNYFIEKLNYEHSYEPGKLPSFKRGDIVWVNLGHNIGSKLRGRRPVVILEAENNKKDKNIVIAPIRSYNSKGPKKIFEGLVYVGKHEILTKHSYVDLKHIRSISKMRIYRQNNKIIQGKLPNEILDEIDQKLIKLFTKINT
- a CDS encoding IS110 family transposase, producing MAILAIDVSKSSLSFYSDFIGKGFVDNSPQGIFDLFNKASDSSSDFILVLESTGIYSFDVANYFFQNHIPVFWVKTDNMKLYRKILNRPKTDKIDAKLIFDIASKFPDSLVPFVNNSYIISELRNLTRLYLKLNEDIARLKLRLYSYVSFYFPKLDFKLNKTYESLLKDFTVEEIATMPLEELFEYIAKVSRHIVSSKDLAEKIQSLAKNALRLSPNPSNTLRLSIVSTIELIQHYEKQINLVKKEISKLIKRIPNTLTTVKGIGDITAAGIIAEIGDINRFRNASALASYAGLVWNIKQSGNYKSENTQLTKKGNKYLRTYLVMAANSLRIYDPIFKDYYQRKYTQTTTHKHMRALILSARKLVNLVYYLLKNNVPYVPNR
- a CDS encoding transposase, with product MLLDFEIGNNREVEHAENMLEDIEGSILFADRGYWQWEFIEKMKEKMKLYVRPRGRKGKEFMEREINRLIYSKRWEIEWYIERLKQRIKMRGMNERTLKAQITYMLLGQQLTMLIDTLSAHPKMIRLIEK